In Deferribacteraceae bacterium V6Fe1, one genomic interval encodes:
- the sdhA gene encoding succinate dehydrogenase flavoprotein subunit, with protein MSVKVEYHKFDVVVLGAGGAGLNAAQVASQYCSTAVISEVYPTRSHTISAQGGISAALGNLEEDHWHWHMYDTVKGSDYLADQDSCEYMTKLAPQYIIELEHIGVPFSRTPEGKIAQRPFGGHTAEFGKRPVKRACYAADRTGHVMLQTLYEKAVAQKTQFFSEFYALELLVNDGAVNGVLCWDIQNGGFHLFHAKAVVFATGGCSRFYKTTSNAHINTGDGLTLAMRKGFSWSDPEFIQFHPTGIYLAGNLITEGVRGEGGILLNANGERFMEKYAPTIKDLAPRDIVSRSMVKEVLAGRGVGPKKDHVLLKIDHIGADAIMEKLPGIHELALVFAGVDCTKEPIPVMPTAHYQNGGIPTNYKTHVIKAFGENPEETVPGFFAAGEVASASVHGANRLGTNSLLDLVVFGRTAGEEAAKYAKENGFVPLAEDAGKEGIELLQKFLNSNGEYTFGPVYTELTETMEKNVGVFRTEETMTQAKADLAELAKKMENFRVNDKSNIYNLELIEALELNNMIINARALTESALLRKESRGGHAREDYQERDDVNFHKHSEVTLDKEGNVIVGYRPVRMKPLTVETFPPKPRVY; from the coding sequence ATGTCTGTAAAAGTAGAGTATCATAAATTTGATGTTGTCGTCCTTGGTGCTGGTGGAGCTGGTCTTAATGCAGCTCAGGTAGCATCTCAATATTGCAGTACTGCCGTAATTTCAGAAGTATATCCTACACGTAGTCATACTATTTCCGCCCAAGGTGGTATTTCAGCTGCACTTGGTAACTTAGAAGAGGATCACTGGCACTGGCACATGTATGATACCGTAAAAGGTAGTGACTATCTTGCTGATCAGGATTCTTGTGAATACATGACTAAACTTGCACCACAATATATAATCGAGCTTGAGCACATAGGTGTACCTTTCAGCAGAACTCCGGAAGGGAAAATTGCACAAAGGCCTTTTGGCGGTCACACTGCGGAATTTGGCAAAAGGCCAGTAAAAAGAGCCTGCTACGCAGCTGATAGAACTGGCCACGTAATGCTTCAAACTCTTTATGAAAAGGCTGTAGCTCAGAAAACTCAATTTTTCAGTGAGTTTTATGCATTGGAGCTTCTTGTAAACGACGGTGCGGTAAATGGTGTATTATGCTGGGATATCCAAAATGGCGGATTTCACCTTTTCCATGCTAAGGCAGTTGTGTTTGCTACCGGCGGATGTTCAAGATTTTATAAAACTACTTCTAATGCACACATAAATACTGGTGATGGACTTACACTTGCTATGAGAAAAGGGTTCTCTTGGTCTGACCCTGAATTCATTCAATTCCACCCGACAGGAATCTATCTTGCAGGTAACCTTATTACTGAAGGTGTTAGAGGTGAAGGTGGTATCCTTCTTAACGCTAACGGCGAAAGATTTATGGAGAAATACGCTCCAACTATTAAAGACCTCGCACCAAGAGATATTGTTTCTCGTTCAATGGTAAAAGAAGTTTTGGCTGGACGTGGTGTTGGTCCTAAAAAAGATCACGTACTCTTAAAGATTGATCATATCGGCGCTGATGCAATTATGGAAAAGTTGCCGGGTATTCATGAGCTTGCACTAGTTTTTGCCGGTGTTGATTGTACAAAAGAACCAATTCCAGTAATGCCTACAGCCCATTATCAAAATGGTGGTATACCTACTAACTATAAAACTCATGTAATCAAGGCTTTTGGTGAAAATCCAGAAGAGACAGTGCCTGGATTCTTTGCCGCCGGTGAAGTAGCATCTGCTTCTGTCCATGGTGCTAACAGACTTGGTACTAACTCCCTTCTTGACCTTGTAGTATTTGGTAGGACTGCCGGTGAGGAAGCTGCTAAATATGCAAAAGAAAACGGATTCGTTCCACTAGCTGAAGATGCTGGGAAAGAAGGTATTGAATTATTACAAAAATTCTTAAATTCTAATGGTGAATATACATTTGGACCTGTTTATACTGAACTTACTGAAACCATGGAAAAGAACGTTGGAGTTTTCAGGACAGAAGAAACTATGACTCAGGCAAAAGCCGATTTGGCAGAATTGGCTAAAAAAATGGAAAACTTTAGAGTTAACGATAAATCTAACATCTATAACTTAGAGCTCATTGAAGCCCTTGAATTAAACAACATGATTATTAACGCAAGAGCTTTAACCGAATCGGCTCTTCTTAGGAAAGAATCAAGAGGTGGTCACGCAAGGGAAGATTATCAGGAAAGGGATGATGTAAACTTCCATAAACACAGCGAAGTAACACTTGATAAAGAAGGAAATGTGATTGTTGGTTACAGGCCGGTTAGAATGAAACCACTTACTGTTGAAACTTTCCCACCAAAGCCAAGGGTATATTAA
- a CDS encoding succinate dehydrogenase, with translation MRQFKFNGSSDSGVFEWLLQRVSGVILILVIFIHFFSMIKSGDWGLKKIVLGPLFAFGIFHTLNGFKMITDDYVASTTWRAIILAIYWIVGITLAVLALSVVSSL, from the coding sequence ATGAGACAATTTAAGTTTAACGGTTCAAGTGATAGCGGTGTTTTTGAATGGCTGCTTCAGAGAGTGTCCGGTGTTATTTTAATATTAGTTATTTTTATCCACTTCTTCTCAATGATTAAGTCTGGCGATTGGGGACTTAAGAAGATTGTTTTGGGACCTCTTTTTGCTTTCGGTATATTCCATACACTTAACGGCTTTAAAATGATTACCGACGATTACGTAGCAAGCACAACTTGGAGAGCTATCATTCTTGCAATATACTGGATAGTTGGAATTACTCTTGCAGTATTAGCTCTCAGTGTAGTTTCAAGTTTATAA
- a CDS encoding succinate dehydrogenase → MPRKDLVTYPKKVSYRKHTGMVAWLLHRISGVIIGLYLIFHILGKSGVAEWFTSLTANPVARIIVLLAFTFHAFNGFRIVLIDFATGSEKEVFSKQFMVVLFLTVVVLIIGAFPIFS, encoded by the coding sequence ATGCCAAGAAAAGATTTAGTCACCTATCCAAAAAAAGTTTCCTACAGGAAACACACAGGAATGGTGGCCTGGTTGCTTCACAGAATCTCAGGAGTAATCATAGGCCTTTACTTGATTTTCCACATACTTGGGAAATCAGGGGTTGCAGAGTGGTTTACCTCTCTTACGGCAAATCCTGTTGCAAGAATAATTGTTCTTTTAGCTTTTACTTTCCATGCATTTAATGGCTTCAGGATTGTGTTGATCGATTTTGCCACAGGTTCAGAAAAGGAAGTATTTTCCAAACAATTTATGGTTGTTCTTTTCTTAACCGTTGTAGTGCTTATTATTGGCGCTTTTCCAATTTTTTCTTAG